One Pogoniulus pusillus isolate bPogPus1 chromosome 10, bPogPus1.pri, whole genome shotgun sequence genomic window carries:
- the ABCG2 gene encoding broad substrate specificity ATP-binding cassette transporter ABCG2 — MAEEQPQLCIQMEEPSSNGIPSATQSPAGLGGHGGTVLSFHNICYQVKVKTGLLCCKKTATKQVLRDVNGIMRPGLNAILGPTGSGKSSLLDILAARKDPHGLSGDILINGAPQPANFKCTSGYVVQDDVVMGTLTVRENLKFSAALRLPKSVTEQEKSERVDQIIKELGLSKVADSKVGTEFSRGVSGGERKRTSIGMELITDPAILFLDEPTTGLDASTANSVLLLLKRMAQQGRTIIFSIHQPRYSIFRLFNNLTLLAAGRVLFHGPAQEALQYFQTIGYQCEPYNNPADFFLDVINGDSPSVAGSKVTETEPVSTEDHRSLAEKLAEEYCSSAYYQETKASLEKISLGSQKKPKAAFRQITYANSFLLQLRWVSRRTFKNLLGNPQASIAQVCVTALLGLVVGAIFFGLKEDSTGLQNRVGAMFFLTTNQCFSSVSAIELFVAEKKIFIHEYISGYYRISVYFISKLMADLIPIRTMPSIIFTCITYFMLGLKPTAGAFFTMMFTLMMVSYTATSMALAIAAGHSMVTVANLMVTVVFVFMILFSGLLVNLTSVLSWLSWLKYFSIPRYGFQALQINELTGLNFCGSTNSTGLISNITCPQTGQVWCTGEEYLKHQGVEASTWGLWQNHLALACMMLIFLTIAYLKLSFMKKFS, encoded by the exons atggcagaggagcagccccagctctgcatccAGATGGAAGAGCCCAGCTCCAATGGCATCCCCAGTGCCACACAGTCCCCTGCAGGCCTGGGTGGGCATGGGGGCACTGTGCTGTCCTTCCACAACATCTGCTACCAGGTGAAGGTGAAGactgggctgctgtgctgcaagaaAACAGCAACCAAACAAGTTCTGAGGGATGTCAA TGGCATCATGAGGCCGGGGCTGAATGCCATCTTGGGACCCACTGGCAGCGGCAAATCTTC TCTCCTGGACATTTTAGCTGCCAGGAAGGATCCCCATGGGCTTTCTGGGGACATCTTGATCAACggagctcctcagcctgccaATTTCAAGTGCACCTCTGGATACGTGGTACAG GATGATGTGGTGATGGGAACCCTGACTGTGAGAGAGAACCTGAagttctcagcagcactgcGCTTGCCCAAGTCGGTGACGGAGCAGGAGAAGAGTGAGCGAGTGGATCAGATCATCAAGGAGCTGGGCTTGAGCAAGGTGGCAGATTCCAAG GTTGGCACCGAGTTCTCTCGTGGGGTGTCTggtggagagaggaaaaggaccaGCATTGGGATGGAGCTCATCACAGATCCTGCCATCCTGTTTTTGGATGAGCCAACTACTGGGCTGGATGCCAGCACTGCcaactctgtcctgctgctgctcaaaaG GATGGCCCAGCAAGGCAGGACCATCATCTTCTCCATCCACCAGCCTCGCTACTCCATATTCCGCCTCTTCAACAACCTgacgctgctggctgctgggagggtcCTGTTCCATggcccagctcaggaggccctCCAGTACTTCCAGACTATTG GGTACCAGTGTGAACCATACAACAACCCTGCAGACTTCTTCCTGGATGTGATCAACGGAGACTCCCCCTCAGTGGCTGGGAGCAAGGTCACAGAGACTGAGCCAG tgagCACCGAAGACCACAGAAGCTTGGCCGAGAAGCTGGCAGAAGAATACTGCAGCTCTGCCTACTACCAAGAGACAAAagcaagcctggagaagatttcTTTGGGCAGCCAGAAGAAACCCAAGGCAGCTTTCAGGCAGATCACCTATGCCaactccttccttctccagctcagATGGGTGTCCCGCCGCACCTTCAAGAACCTGCTGGGCAACCCTCAAGCTTCCATAGCTCAG GTGTGTGTCACAGCTCTCCTGGGGCTTGTGGTAGGTGCCATTTTCTTTGGACTTAAAGAAGACTCCACTGGACTGCAGAACAG GGTGGGGGCCATGTTCTTCCTGACCACCAACCAGTGCTTCAGCAGCGTCTCGGCCATCGAGCTCTTTGTGGCTGAAAAAAAGATCTTTAT CCATGAATACATCAGTGGCTACTACAGAATATCTGTCTACTTCATCTCCAAGCTGATGGCTGATCTGATACCCATAAGGACCATGCCAAGCATCATCTTCACCTGCATCACTTACTTCATGTTGG GTTTGAAGCCAACAGCAGGAGCCTTCTTCACCATGATGTTCACCCTGATGATGGTCTCCTACACAGCTACTTCCATGGCCCTGGCCattgcagcagggcacagcatggTGACTGTAGCCAACCTGATGGTGACTGTGGTCTTTGTTTTCATGATT CTGTTCTCTGGGTTGCTGGTCAACCTCACCAGTGTCCTGtcctggctctcctggctgaaGTACTTCAGCATCCCTCGCTATGGATTTCAG GCTCTGCAAATCAATGAACTGACTGGGCTGAACTTCTGTGGCAGCACCAACAGCACAGGCTTGATCAGCAACATCACCTGCCCACAGACAGGCCAAGT GTGGTGCACTGGGGAGGAGTATCTGAAGCACCAAGGCGTCGAGGCGAGCACCTGGGGCCTGTGGCAGAACCACCTGGCTCTTGCCTGCATGATGCTGATCTTCCTCACCATTGCCTACCTGAAACTGTCCTTCATGAAGAAGTTCTCTTAA